The following proteins are co-located in the Lagenorhynchus albirostris chromosome 4, mLagAlb1.1, whole genome shotgun sequence genome:
- the LOC132519812 gene encoding nitric oxide-associated protein 1, with protein sequence MLPAGLTRRLLCSFLRGSTPTIARHGLRETLLERRCAANSTSRHSSGLGCGLPRGATATGDNQGRTDMEESFVFPEYVPDSEPAVTLQDQLRELQQRQEEERRVLQRREERRQQKLRTGRRVHPVVGHPDATVPPSGLNCSGCGAELHCQDPGLPGYLPSEKFLSAAAQEDGGLTQTVCQRCWLLVHHRRALHVQVSREQYLELVTAALRRPEPALVLYMVDLLDLPDALLPHLPALVGPKQLIVLGNKVDLLPQDTPGYRQRLRERLWDDCTRAGLLPPPGYRRPQHPSGDRPRDGENANLSPRSRTVLRDVRLISAKTGYGVEELISALQRSWRYRGDVYLVGATNAGKSTLFNTLLESDYCIAKGAEAIDRATISSWPGTTLNLLKFPICNPTPYRMFQRQKRLKKDATEAEEDLSQQEQNKLNLLKKHGYVVGRVGRTFLYSEEQKNKAAFEFDADSLAFDMGNEPVMVADKSTKRVELTPQDVKDAHWFYDTPGITKENCILSLLTEKEVNIVLPTHSIVPRTFVLKPGMVLFLGAIGRIDFLKGNQSAWFTVVASNFLPVHITSLDKADTIYQKHGGHTLLKVPMGGEERMAGFPPLVAEDITLDEGLGESEAVADIKFSSAGWVAVTPQFKDKLHLRGYTPQGTVLTVRRPLLPHVVNIKGERIRRSVAYKTKKPPALVYNLQKKKKR encoded by the exons ATGCTGCCCGCGGGCCTCACTCGTAGGCTTCTGTGCAGCTTCCTGCGGGGATCCACTCCCACGATAGCGCGCCATGGCCTCCGGGAGACGCTCCTTGAGAGGAGATGTGCGGCCAACTCCACCTCCCGGCACTCATCCGGCCTGGGATGTGGGCTTCCCCGTGGCGCGACAGCGACTGGGGATAACCAAGGAAGGACTGACATGGAGGAGAGTTTTGTGTTCCCCGAGTACGTCCCGGATTCGGAGCCCGCAgtgaccctccaagaccagctgCGGGAGCTGCAGCAGCGTCAGGAGGAGGAGCGACGGGTGCTGCAGCGGCGGGAGGAGCGGCGGCAGCAGAAACTACGCACCGGCCGGCGGGTGCACCCGGTCGTGGGGCACCCGGACGCGACGGTGCCGCCCAGCGGCCTAAACTGTTCGGGTTGCGGGGCGGAGCTGCACTGCCAGGACCCGGGACTGCCCGGTTACCTGCCCAGCGAGAAGTTCCTCAGCGCGGCGGCGCAGGAGGACGGCGGACTGACGCAGACCGTGTGCCAGCGCTGCTGGCTGCTGGTGCATCACCGGCGCGCCCTGCACGTGCAGGTGAGTCGCGAGCAGTACCTGGAGCTGGTGACTGCCGCGCTGCGGCGGCCCGAGCCCGCCCTGGTGCTGTACATGGTGGACCTGCTTGATCTGCCCGACGCCCTGCTGCCCCACCTGCCCGCGCTGGTGGGCCCCAAGCAGCTGATCGTGCTGGGAAACAAGGTGGACCTGCTGCCCCAGGATACTCCCGGCTACCGACAGCGGCTCCGGGAGCGACTGTGGGACGACTGTACCCGCGCCGGGCTCCTGCCGCCCCCTGGCTACCGAAGGCCACAACACCCCAGCGGGGACCGGCCACGGGACGGGGAGAATGCGAATCTTTCGCCCAGGTCCCGCACGGTGCTCAGAGACGTGCGGCTCATCAGCGCCAAGACTGGCTATGGAGTCGAAGAGTTGATCTCCGCGCTCCAGCGTTCCTGGCGCTACCGCGGCGACGTCTACCTGGTTGGCGCCACCAACGCTGGCAAGTCCACTCTCTTCAACACGCTCCTGGAGTCCGACTACTGCATCGCCAAGGGCGCTGAGGCTATCGACAGAGCCACCATCTCCTCTTGGCCTG GTACTACATTAAACCTTCTGAAGTTTCCTATTTGTAACCCAACTCCTTACAGAATGTTTCAAAGGCAAAAAAGGCTTAAAAAAGATGCAACGGAAGCAGAAGAAGATCTTAGTCAGcaagaacaaaataaacttaaTCTCTTGAAAAAGCATGGTTACGTAGTAG GAAGAGTTGGAAGAACATTCTTGTATTCAGAAGAACAGAAGAATAAAGCTGCCTTTGAGTTTGATGCCGATTCACTTGCCTTTGACATGGGAAATGAACCTGTTATGGTTGCAGATAAATCCACCAAACGAGTAGAATTGACCCCACAAGATGTGAAAGATGCCCACTGGTTTTATGACACCCCtggaattacaaaagaaaattgt ATTTTAAGTCTTCtaacagaaaaagaagtaaatattgtTTTGCCAACACATTCCATTGTTCCAAGAACTTTCGTGCTTAAACCAGGAATGGTTCTATTTTTGGGTGCCATAGGCCGCATAGATTTTCTGAAG gGAAATCAGTCAGCTTGGTTTACAGTTGTGGCTTCCAACTTCCTTCCCGTTCACATTACTTCGTTGGACAAGGCAGACACTATATATCAGAAACACGGGGGTCATACGTTACTCAAG GTTCCAATGGGTGGAGAAGAAagaatggcaggatttcctcctcTTGTTGCTGAAGACATCACATTAGATGAAGGACTTGGGGAATCTGAAGCAGTGGCTGATATCAAGTTCTCCTCTGCAG GCTGGGTAGCAGTAACGCCACAGTTTAAGGACAAACTGCACCTCCGAGGCTACACACCTCAAGGAACAGTTCTGACGGTCCGGCGCCCACTCTTGCCACATGTAGTTAACATCAAAGGAGAGCGCATCCGGAGAAGCGTGGCCTATAAAACCAAAAAGCCTCCTGCCCTTGTGTACAatctgcagaaaaagaaaaaaagataa